The following are encoded in a window of Thermoanaerobacter ethanolicus JW 200 genomic DNA:
- the ltrA gene encoding group II intron reverse transcriptase/maturase, translating to MDSKDMQRLQTTQQRGYPLNREMEFQKTTEVHSISSASEDGRNEVQRYTGKMLEMIVERGNMRAAYKRVVANKGSHGVDGMEVDELLPYLKENWATIKQQLLEGKYKPQPVRRVEIPKPDGGVRLLGIPTVLDRLIQQAIAQILNKVYNHTFSDSSYGFRPGRSAKDAIKAAEAYINEGYTWVVDMDLEKFFDRVNHDIIMSKLEKRIGDKRVLKLIRRYLESGVMINGIKVSTEEGTPQGGPLSPLLANIMLDELDKELEKRGHKFCRYADDCNIYVKSRSAGNRVMKSIKKFIESKLKLKVNEAKSAVDRPWRRKFLGFSFYTKENEVRIRIHEKSIKRFKEKVREITNRNKGISMENRIKRLNQITTGWVNYFGLADAKSIMKTLDEWIRRRLRACIWKQWKKIKTKHDNLVKLGVEEQKAWEYANTRKGYWRISNSPILNKTLTNKYFESIGYKSLSQRYLIVHNS from the coding sequence ATGGACTCGAAAGATATGCAGAGACTGCAGACAACTCAACAAAGAGGCTATCCGTTGAATAGAGAAATGGAATTTCAAAAGACAACGGAAGTGCATAGTATATCATCGGCGTCGGAAGATGGAAGAAACGAGGTACAAAGATATACCGGCAAGATGCTTGAAATGATAGTAGAACGAGGGAACATGAGAGCAGCATACAAGCGCGTTGTTGCAAATAAAGGAAGCCATGGAGTCGATGGGATGGAAGTAGATGAACTTCTACCGTATCTCAAAGAAAACTGGGCAACCATAAAACAACAACTGCTGGAGGGGAAATACAAACCACAACCAGTGCGAAGAGTAGAAATTCCCAAACCAGATGGAGGAGTAAGACTACTAGGAATACCTACAGTACTAGACAGACTAATACAACAAGCAATAGCCCAAATACTGAATAAAGTCTACAACCATACATTTTCTGATAGCAGTTATGGATTCAGACCAGGACGCAGTGCAAAAGACGCAATAAAAGCCGCAGAAGCATACATAAATGAAGGATACACATGGGTTGTAGATATGGACTTAGAAAAGTTCTTTGACAGAGTAAACCACGACATAATAATGTCCAAACTAGAAAAGCGGATAGGAGATAAAAGGGTACTAAAGTTAATACGAAGATACCTAGAATCAGGAGTAATGATAAACGGAATCAAAGTATCAACAGAAGAAGGGACACCCCAAGGAGGACCATTAAGTCCCCTATTAGCAAACATAATGTTGGACGAACTAGACAAAGAACTTGAGAAACGAGGGCATAAATTCTGCCGATATGCAGATGACTGCAACATATATGTAAAAAGCAGGTCTGCAGGAAACAGAGTAATGAAGAGCATAAAGAAGTTCATAGAAAGCAAATTAAAACTAAAAGTCAACGAAGCAAAAAGTGCTGTAGATAGACCATGGAGAAGAAAATTTCTTGGATTTTCATTCTATACAAAAGAAAACGAAGTAAGAATAAGAATCCATGAAAAATCCATCAAAAGGTTTAAGGAAAAAGTAAGAGAAATAACCAATCGGAACAAGGGAATAAGCATGGAAAACAGAATAAAAAGACTAAATCAAATAACAACAGGATGGGTCAACTATTTTGGATTAGCAGACGCGAAAAGCATAATGAAAACCCTTGACGAATGGATAAGGCGAAGACTAAGGGCATGTATATGGAAACAATGGAAGAAGATAAAAACGAAGCATGATAACTTAGTAAAACTAGGAGTAGAAGAACAAAAAGCCTGGGAATACGCCAATACAAGGAAAGGCTACTGGAGAATATCCAATAGCCCAATCCTAAATAAGACTCTTACAAATAAATACTTTGAAAGCATAGGTTATAAGAGTTTATCCCAAAGATATCTAATTGTACACAATTCCTAA
- the kal gene encoding 3-aminobutyryl-CoA ammonia lyase codes for MKAIIRVRMSMHDAHYGGNLVDGARILNLFGDVATELLIRHDGDEGLFRAYDNVEFLAPVYAGDFIEATGEIVEVGNTSRKMVFEAKKVIAARPDISDSAAEVLDKPIVVCRASGTCVVPKDKQRYKK; via the coding sequence TTGAAGGCAATAATAAGAGTGCGGATGAGTATGCACGATGCCCACTATGGTGGAAATCTTGTTGATGGGGCAAGAATTTTAAACCTTTTTGGGGATGTTGCAACAGAACTTTTGATACGGCATGATGGAGATGAAGGACTTTTTAGAGCCTATGACAATGTTGAATTTCTCGCACCAGTGTATGCAGGAGATTTTATAGAAGCTACAGGTGAAATAGTAGAAGTGGGCAATACTTCGAGGAAAATGGTGTTTGAAGCCAAAAAGGTGATAGCAGCAAGGCCTGACATTAGCGATTCGGCGGCAGAAGTTTTAGATAAACCAATCGTTGTATGTAGAGCCAGTGGTACATGCGTAGTTCCAAAGGATAAGCAAAGGTATAAGAAATAA
- the kce gene encoding 3-keto-5-aminohexanoate cleavage enzyme, giving the protein MEKLIITAAICGAEVTKKHNPNVPYTVEEIAREAESAYNAGASIIHLHVRYDDGTPTQDKERFRECIEAIKARCPDVIIQPSTGGAVGMTSEERLQPIYLQPEMASLDCGTLNFGGDEIFVNTENMIIEFTLKMNELSIKPELEVFDKGMIDTAIRLHKKGYIKAPMHFNFVMGVNGGISGEMRDFLFLKESIPEGSTFTATGIGRYEFPVATMAILTGGHVRVGFEDNVYISKGVLAKSNGELVEKVVRIARELGKEIATPDEARKILGLGVKYMEV; this is encoded by the coding sequence GTGGAAAAATTGATAATAACTGCTGCCATATGTGGAGCAGAAGTCACAAAAAAACACAATCCAAATGTACCATATACAGTAGAAGAAATTGCAAGAGAAGCGGAATCAGCGTACAACGCAGGGGCAAGCATTATTCATTTGCACGTCCGTTATGATGATGGAACACCTACACAAGACAAAGAGAGATTTAGAGAGTGTATCGAAGCCATAAAGGCGAGATGTCCAGATGTGATAATTCAGCCCTCAACTGGTGGAGCTGTTGGTATGACCAGTGAAGAAAGGCTTCAACCTATTTATTTACAGCCAGAAATGGCATCTTTAGATTGTGGTACTTTAAATTTTGGTGGAGATGAAATATTTGTAAATACTGAAAATATGATAATTGAGTTTACACTTAAAATGAATGAGTTGTCAATAAAGCCTGAACTTGAGGTATTTGACAAAGGTATGATTGATACAGCAATAAGGCTTCACAAAAAAGGATACATAAAAGCGCCTATGCATTTCAATTTTGTGATGGGAGTAAACGGTGGAATATCGGGCGAAATGAGAGACTTCCTGTTTTTAAAAGAAAGTATTCCAGAAGGCAGCACTTTTACTGCAACTGGGATAGGAAGATATGAATTTCCAGTTGCCACAATGGCTATACTGACTGGTGGGCATGTAAGAGTTGGTTTTGAAGATAACGTATACATTTCTAAAGGAGTCCTTGCTAAATCCAATGGAGAATTAGTAGAAAAAGTTGTAAGGATTGCAAGAGAATTAGGAAAGGAAATTGCAACCCCTGATGAGGCAAGAAAGATATTGGGATTAGGGGTAAAATACATGGAGGTTTAA
- the kdd gene encoding L-erythro-3,5-diaminohexanoate dehydrogenase, producing the protein MMGCKYGTHRVIEPKGVLPQAAYKISNDMDTIYDNEILIDVMALNIDSASFTQLKEEAGGDVEKIKAKIFQIVNERGKMQNPVTGSGGMLIGRVEKIGDALLGKRDLKIGDKIATLVSLTLTPLRIDEILSVKLDIDRVEIKGKAILFESGIYAKLPDDMEETLALAALDVAGAPAQTAKLVKPGQSVLVLGANGKSGMLCCYEAKKRVGPTGKVIGVVRREEAKKKLEELDICHEIIIADAQKPVEVLNKTLEANGGKEVDIAINCVNIPNTEMSTILPVRDEGIAYFFSMATNFTKAALGAEGVGKDITMIIGNGYTKDHAEITLQELRENEKLRKVFEEMYAK; encoded by the coding sequence ATGATGGGATGTAAATATGGAACACATCGCGTAATTGAACCAAAAGGGGTTTTGCCACAAGCGGCATACAAGATTTCCAACGATATGGATACAATTTATGATAATGAAATTTTAATAGATGTGATGGCGTTGAATATAGATTCTGCAAGTTTTACACAGCTTAAAGAAGAAGCTGGCGGAGATGTGGAAAAAATCAAGGCAAAAATTTTTCAAATTGTAAATGAAAGGGGAAAAATGCAAAACCCCGTTACAGGCTCTGGGGGAATGCTTATAGGCCGTGTTGAAAAAATAGGAGATGCACTACTCGGCAAGAGGGACTTAAAAATAGGGGATAAGATAGCGACATTAGTTTCTCTTACACTTACTCCTCTTAGAATAGATGAGATTTTATCCGTCAAACTCGATATAGACAGAGTTGAAATAAAGGGCAAAGCAATACTTTTTGAAAGCGGAATTTATGCTAAACTTCCTGATGACATGGAAGAAACATTAGCTTTGGCTGCTTTAGATGTAGCAGGAGCGCCTGCTCAAACTGCAAAACTTGTAAAACCAGGTCAGAGTGTTTTAGTGCTTGGAGCTAATGGGAAGTCAGGAATGCTTTGCTGTTATGAGGCTAAAAAAAGAGTAGGACCGACTGGCAAAGTTATAGGAGTTGTGAGAAGAGAAGAAGCAAAGAAAAAATTAGAGGAATTAGACATTTGCCATGAGATTATAATCGCTGATGCGCAAAAACCAGTGGAGGTTCTAAATAAAACTCTAGAAGCAAACGGAGGAAAAGAAGTAGATATTGCTATAAACTGTGTAAATATCCCAAACACAGAGATGTCCACTATTTTGCCTGTAAGAGATGAAGGAATTGCCTATTTCTTCTCAATGGCGACAAATTTCACAAAAGCAGCTTTAGGTGCAGAAGGCGTAGGAAAAGATATCACGATGATAATAGGAAATGGCTATACAAAAGATCATGCAGAAATCACTCTGCAAGAATTGAGAGAGAATGAAAAGCTGAGGAAAGTTTTTGAAGAAATGTATGCTAAGTGA
- the kamA gene encoding lysine 2,3-aminomutase, whose amino-acid sequence MRVNRRYELFGHVSDEEWNDWKWQIRNRIETVEELKKYLPLTQEEEEAISKTLQTLRMAITPYYLSLIDPNDPNDPIRKRAVPTINELYRASEDLVDPLSEDVDSPVPGLTHRYPDRVLLLITDQCSMYCRHCTRRRFAGQTDAPLPMDKIERAIEYIAKTPQIRDVLISGGDPLTLSDDRLERIIKRLREIPHVEIIRIGSSTPVVLPQRITPELVNMLKKYHPIWLNTHFNHPHEITEDSRRACEMLADAGIPLGNQTVLLRGVNDCVHVMKKLVHELVKIRVRPYYIYQCDLSLGLSHFRTPVSKGIEIIEALRGHTSGFCVPTFVVDAPGGGGKIPVGPNYVISQSHDKVVLRNYEGVITTYIEPQNYMPGPCVCDEERPEEITGVAGLLQQDKIATIEPQELERKKRRRLDE is encoded by the coding sequence ATGAGAGTTAATAGGAGATATGAGCTTTTCGGCCATGTGTCGGACGAAGAGTGGAACGATTGGAAGTGGCAAATTAGAAACCGAATAGAGACAGTGGAAGAGCTTAAAAAGTATTTGCCTTTGACACAAGAGGAAGAAGAAGCGATTTCTAAGACTTTGCAGACTTTGAGAATGGCTATAACGCCATATTACCTTTCTTTAATAGATCCAAACGATCCAAATGACCCTATAAGAAAGAGAGCGGTTCCTACTATAAATGAACTTTACAGGGCTTCCGAAGATTTGGTAGATCCACTTAGTGAAGATGTAGATTCACCAGTGCCGGGGCTTACTCACAGATATCCTGATAGGGTGCTGCTTCTTATAACAGACCAATGCTCTATGTATTGCAGACATTGCACGAGGAGAAGATTTGCAGGACAAACTGATGCGCCACTTCCAATGGATAAAATAGAGAGGGCCATCGAGTACATTGCTAAAACTCCGCAAATACGAGATGTACTTATTTCGGGGGGAGATCCACTTACTCTTTCAGATGATAGGTTAGAGAGGATTATAAAAAGGCTAAGAGAGATACCTCATGTAGAGATAATAAGAATAGGTTCCTCAACTCCTGTTGTGCTTCCACAAAGAATAACGCCCGAACTTGTTAATATGCTCAAAAAATATCATCCAATATGGTTAAATACTCATTTTAATCATCCTCACGAAATAACAGAGGATTCTAGGAGGGCCTGCGAAATGCTGGCAGATGCGGGAATTCCTCTTGGAAACCAGACGGTTCTTCTAAGGGGAGTAAATGATTGCGTACATGTCATGAAAAAACTTGTTCATGAATTGGTGAAAATAAGGGTAAGGCCCTATTATATTTACCAATGTGATTTGTCATTAGGGCTTTCCCACTTTAGGACTCCTGTTTCAAAGGGAATTGAAATTATTGAGGCTTTGAGAGGTCATACATCAGGATTTTGCGTTCCTACCTTTGTGGTAGATGCACCAGGCGGAGGAGGGAAAATTCCAGTAGGCCCCAATTATGTAATATCTCAAAGCCATGACAAAGTAGTTCTTAGAAATTATGAAGGAGTTATCACCACATATATAGAGCCACAAAATTATATGCCAGGTCCTTGTGTATGCGATGAGGAAAGACCAGAAGAAATAACCGGTGTTGCGGGTCTTCTCCAGCAAGACAAAATTGCTACAATAGAGCCTCAAGAATTAGAAAGGAAAAAGAGAAGGAGATTAGATGAGTAA